AAAAAGTGCTAAGATTAATGGAGTATAATCCTTTTCATCCTTCATTAAGACTCCACAAATTAGAAGGTAAATTATCCCATTTTTACTCAGTTTCTATAAATATGAATTATAGAATAATCATTGAATTAATTATTGATAATGAAAAAATAATTTTAATAAATATAGGTTCTCATGATGAGATATATTAATAAAAATTTATTTTTTTAGAAAAAAAAGCTTTATGATGGTGCCGCGACCTTTGAGGGAGTTGACTGAGAGCTGGGCGTTTTGGAAGATGATGAATCTTTCGAGGAAGATGCTTCCAAGTCCTGTGCCGTTTTCTTTTGTGGTAAAGAATGGTTTTAAGAATCTGGCTTTTTCTTCTTCTGTCATGCCAATTCCATTATCACAGAACAACAATTTATAACCGTCTTTTTTTTCGTAAATGCCGACGGTTATATTTTTTTTGCTTTTTTTCATGAGAACGGCATCAACAGAGTTTTGAATTATATTCGCTACTGCTGATTTAAATAAGGCTATATCGCTCTGTATATATATATCAGCTTTTTCTTTAATGGTAAAAGTTATTTCTGGATAGGTATTCTGAAAGATTTTTAAGGTATCTTTTATTATTTTGTTTATGTTTATTTCTTCTATAACTTCTTCCATTTTAAATAATTCCAGCGTTTCTTTTATGATGTTTTGTATGTTGTTTATTTCGTTTTCGAGTTTTTTTAGATATTTTTCGTCTTTTGTAATTTCATACATTTGAAAGACCATTTTTAGTCTGGCTATAGGTGTTTTTAAGCCGTGCGAAGCATCTGCTAATATTTCACCAAGTCTCGCAAAGTGTCTGGAGTCTTCAAGGGTTTTTTTCATTTTTTTGTAATCTGTTATGTCATTAATTACAAGGATTATAAAATTGTTTTTTTTGCTGACGATAATTTGAAGGTTTTTCTTTAGCTTTTTTGAATATACGTCATATATTCCTGTTATTGCTGGAATTTTTATTCCTGATTTTATTAATATTTTTGATAATGGCATTCCGTATTTTAGGGTTACACTATGAAATATTTCCCTGGCTTTTAGATTTGTTTTTTGAAGAATTGCTTCGTTATCAAATACGAGAATTCCTGCCCCCATTGTGTCGAATATGGCATTGAATTTGTCATAATACTCTTTTAACCCTTCTCTTTCTTTGGTTAATAGTATTGAATATGTTCTAACCATTTCATCAAGCTCTCTGAATATTCCTGAATACTGGAGATTATAATTTTTGTAATTATATGCATTTCCTTTGTGAAGTATTCTTAACAGGCGTTTTTCAACGAATATTGCGATAAGCACATATAACGCAAAAAAGCTTATTGGTATTAAATACCAATAAGCCATTAATTTAAATATATACATGAATATTATTAATATTACTGTATGAATAACAGAGATTTTTTCGGCTATATCCCAGCCAAGCAGTTTACGGTATTTTATTCTTCTTTTCTTTTTAATGTTATTTCTACCCCTTCTGTATCAAGTTTCATGTATTCTTTAGCATTTCCCTGATTTATTGCTATTTCGAGATGACCTGAGCTTTCCGGGTGTATTAATAATTCCCCTGGCAATACATCTGAGAATACTCTTTCATAATATGCTTCGAATTTCTGATCTTCTATCTGTATTATTATTTTATCGTCTTTTTTGAATAATGTATCGCCCATTTCTGCTGGAATATTTGTTTGAACGTTTCCAAATGTGTCCCAGAATACTATTTCGCCTTCAAGATAATCATTTTTTATTTCTGGCTTTTTGTATCTAAATAGATTGATGTCTTCAAGTTCTGGACCGAATTCTTCTATTGGCACACCTTTTGATAGATATGCAGCTGCCGGTGAGAATATGTCTCTTCCGTGGAATGTTGTAGAATAGTTTTTTCTAAAGAAATATTTTTCGTTGCTAATTTCCACAAGTTTGTCTATTCCATATTCCTGAGCTACTAATGTGAGTAATCCGTTGTCCGGTGCTACAAAGTAATAGTTTCTTTCTTTTGTTTTCATGATTACCGGTTTTCTGCTGCCGCCAACGCCAGCATCTATTACACAGAGAAATATTGTTCCTTCAGGAAAATCTCCGGCAAATCTATGTAAGATATGAGCATTTACTTTTGGATCGAATTTTTTTGTGTCATGCAAAACATCTATTATTTCCGCTTTTCTGTTTATTGTTTTTATTACGCCTTTGCACACTCCCACGTAATAACTGTCATTTCCCCAATCTGTAAAAAAGGCTATCATTATTAGATTCCTCCCCCTAAGCCAAACTCCCTTCTATTTCCAATGCTTAATAATTTTGAATCTCCCTCTGTTGATTTAAGTCTTATTGTTTTGTGTTGTAAATCGTGGAATGTTGTTATTCTTCTTATTGTTCTTGTTTTGGTTCTCATTACTATACTTTCTGTTATGGCTTTTCCTTTGTGGAATTTTACTCCTTTTAGGAATTCGCCATTTGTAACGCCTGTTGCTGAGAATATTACATTTTCTCCACCTGCAAGGTCTTCGGTAAAGTAGACTTTTTCAAGATCCCAGCCTTCTTCTATTAATTTTTCTTTTTCTTCTTCTGTTTGTGGCCAGAGTTGTACCTGCAATTCACCGCCTAATGTTCTTAATGCACCTGCTGCAAGTACTGCTTCTGGGGAACCACCTATACCGATATAGATATCAACGCCGCTTTCTGGCATTGCTGTTGCTATTGCTGCTGCAATATCGCCATCGCCTATTAATTTTATTCTTGCCCCAACTTCCCTTATTTCTTCAATTATTTTTTTGTGCCTGTCTCTGTTTAAGACTACTACTGTTATTTCGCTTACAGGCACTTTTAATGCTGCTGCTGCTACTCTTAAATTTTCTCTAATTGAACTTCTAATGTCAAGAATTCCTTTTAATTCTGGTCCTACTGCTAATTTGTATGAATAGAATGTTGGGAGATACGCTAATTTTCCCTTTTCAGCAAGAAGCATTACACTTATTGCGTTTGGAAGACCGTATGCTACAAGTCGTGTTCCGTCTATTGGGTCTACTGCTATATCAAATTCTTCATCGTCTTCATTCCATGTTCCAACTTTTTCACCAATGTAAAGCATAGGAGCTTCGTCTTTTTCACCTTCTCCGATTATAACGGTTCCTTTTATTTCTATGTAATCGAGCATTCCTCTCATTGCGTCAACTGCAGCCTGATCTACTGCGTTTTTGTCTCCTCTACCGAGGTATAAACTGCTGGTTAATGCTGCTGCTTCTGTTACTCTTACGAGGTCTAGTGTTATTTCTCTGTCGAAATTGTTTTCTGGCAACGCAATTCCCCCTTTTCTCTTTGTTATTTTAATTATACTAAATTTTGCAAAATTTTAAAACTTTGAATATTTGTTGTATTTGTTGAATAATTGTTTTTAGCGATTGTGAAACTGATTAAAAGAGAGTATATTCAGTGAGGTAATACAATACGAAGATATTTAAATTTTATCTTAGAAAATAGAAATAATAATATTCGCTCAACAGGTAGAAAATTCTAATCCTCAAAAATTTTCTTTGAAAGTAGAAAAATAATATTCTCTCAGACAGCAAGAATTTCTGATCCTTGCTCCATTTGAAAATTCGGGCACACTCAGATTCCCCTTCCCTGGGGAAGCTTCGCTTTTCGAAACATCCTGTTTCTCCAACCCGAATTTTCTGCATTCCGCTGCGGGAAATTCTTAGTCTTCGTTCATATTATTTTTCTACTTTCTTCTATACAACAGATAATTTATGAGTTTTTATTTTTTCAATCATCATTGTTTCTCCTTGGAAATTTTCAAGCCTTCGCTCACATTATTATTTCTATTTTCTTTTATTTTTTCCATTCTAAACAATTATTCATAATTTTTGGGGTTATTCCCCCGGGAAAATTGATGAGCATTGCTAACTATTTGGTTTGGGTTTTGCTTTTTTGCAATAGGTATGATAAAATTTAAATAGAAAATATAATATCGGAGGTGTGGACGGCGATGGAATTAAAGGATTTAAAGGAAAAATTAACCAGAAAAAAGGTTTCTGTGTGGGAAAAAAGGGATAGAAAGGTTATAGATGAGTATTCAAAGGGTTATAAGAAGTTTATAGACTATGCAAAGACAGAAAGAAGAGCTGTTGAATATGCTGTTAAGGAACTTGAAAAAGAAGGATTTAAACCTCTTTCTTATTATCTTGAAAAAGGTAAAATAGAAGATGGCGATAAGGTTTATTATGTTAATAATTTTAAATCATTGTTTGCCATAAAGATTAAAGGAGATTTGACTAATGGTATAAATATTGTAGGAGCGCATGTTGATGCTCCAAGATTGGATTTAAAACCTGAGCCAATTGTTGAAGACAGCGGCGTTGCTATGGCTAAAACTCATTACTATGGCGGAGTTAAAAAATACCAATGGTTGAATATTCCTCTTGAATTACATGGTGTTGTTATTAAAAATGATGGAACTAAAGTTAATGTTTCTATTGGAGATTCAGAAGATGACCCTGTTTTTGTTATTTCAGACCTTTTACCTCATTTAGATAGGAGAAAAGGTGATGTTGCAGAAGTATTTAAAGGAGAAGCTTTAAACTTATTATTAGGAACAATTTCTATTTCATATGATGAAGAAATAAAGGATTCTGTAAAATTAAATGTACTTAATATATTATATGAAAAATATGGTATTGTGGAAGAAGATTTTATTTCTGCTGAACTTGAGGTTGTTCCTTCATTACCAGCAAGAGATGTTGGTCTTGATAGATCATTGATAGCAGCATATGGCCATGATGATAGAATTTGTTCATATACAGGTTTAACTGCATTAATTGAAGCTGAACCAGAAAATAAGAGTGCTGCTTTGTTATTAACAGATAAGGAAGAGATCGGTAGTGACGGAAATACCGGCGCAAAACATCATTTCTGGATTACTGTAATGAAGAAGTTATTAAAATTACAGGGAAGCACTAATATTGAACTTGATATAGACGATTTATTATTAAATTCCACATTATTGTCAGCAGATGTTTCAGCTGCATATGATCCAAACTTTAAGGATGTTCATGATCCAGCAAATGCTCCAAGATTAGGTTATGGCGTGGCTATTTCTAAATATACTGGTGCAAGAGGTAAGGCTGCAACAAATGATGCAAATGCTGAATTCTTTGGAAAATTAAGAAAGGTATTTAATGAAAATGGTGTTATCTGGCAATCTGGTGAATTGGGTAAGGTTGACCAGGGTGGTGGAGGAACTATTGCTAAGTTCTTCGCCGAAAAAGGTTTAAATGTTATTGATGCCGGAGTTGCATTATATGGAATGCATTCACCATATGAAATTGCTTCAAAAGGCGATTTATATGAAACATATTATGCTTACAAGGTGTATTTGAATAAAATGTAGGGAGTGAAAATTTGAAGGTTTTTGCCGGTAGCCCTATACATTTAATGGAATTTGAAAATGATAATATAAATATTAATATTACAACCCACTCATGGTCCTTTTTGGGCCAGAGTGGTTTTTCTGTTATTTTGAATAAGGATAGTTTAACGATGTATAATGGGCTGGTGGAAGATACTGTTGTTTCTTTTGAAAGAAGAATGATAAATATTGAAGATAAGAGCAGAATTATGTTTATGCTTCAACAGGAAGGTTTTAAATTTGAAAATTATTTTTATGCCAAAATTCAAAAGAGTGATTTAATTGTTTTGCGAGTTGATTTGTTGAATAAATCTTCCTATGATTATTTATTAAATATCATTTTATCTAATATGTTTCTGGTGAAAATTCCCGTGTTATTTTTTAAGGTTTATAATGATTCACATGAGATTTCGTATTTTTATCCTGATAAAAAGGATTACGTTATTTTCAAGGATTCACCTTATGCGTATTTTAATGTGGTTGAGAAAAACGAGCATGTTATTATGCTTCATGGAAAATACAGAGATAAAGTAAAGAATAAGCTGGTTTCTTTTTTGAAAAAAGTTGGTGATTTTAAATGAAAAAGATTCTTGACTTTATTTCAAAGAAGATTTTGTTTGAAAATTTAAAACGTATTTTTTATTCTATTCCTTCAAAAAAAGGATATGCAGATAATAAGAAGTTTTATGTTATAAACTTTGGGTTTGTTCATTTTGGTTTTTTTAAACTGGGTGGATATATTCATTTAATGGAACAGTTTAAAGATGTTCAAAAGTTTAATAATAAGATTGGGATTGTTTCTGTTAATAATATTTCAAAAACCGGAATTCGATATATTTCTGAAATTGCAGAGATTTTTGGAATACCATTGATTATGCGTTATGAAGGAAATTGTTATTATTTTAAAGAAAATACTATTACTCCGCTTGATAATGGAAGCACTTTTAGAATTAAGAACTTTAAGTTTTATTTTTTTAATCAATCAAGTGAATTTTTATTCCAGATTTTAGATTCTCGAATTGAAAATCCAGAATTTATTATTGTTGATAATTTTAATGCTAAAATACCAGATATTGAGCTAAATTCTTTATCTACTGTTATATCTTCATATCTTTTGTCTGTTGATCAATCTGTTTTGAAATTGTATAAACCTGAAAATAATAGAAGTTATGATTATAAATTAAGAGATCATTTTGTTTTAAAGTTTGATATGCAGATTCTTGAAAAATTGAAAAATGGAATTACTAAAATTGATCCCAGAAAGCTGGAAAATCTTGTGAAATATATATAACTCTGTTACTAAAAATTAAACTAAGTGTTGTTATATTTCATTTTTAATGTATTGACATTTTATGAAATTATAGTAAAATATAAAATGCGTATGCCATTTTGGTATGGCATTTTTTGTTATATAATAACAAAAAATAAACATATGAATGGAGGAAGAAAATGGAACCAGAAATATATGAGGATGAGTTAACGCTAGAAGATATTATCCATATTTTCAAAAAACGGTTTTGGTGGTTTTTTGCTACTGTCGTTGTAGTTGTTGCACTGACAATTGCTTATTTATTTGTGACCACTCCTATATACGAAGCCAATGTAACCTTAAAAATAGAATCCGGAAAAAGCAATTCCATTTCCGATCTTTTTTCTACACAACTTTCTTCTTCCAGACCGGAAATATCCACGGAAATCGAATTAATAAAAAGTAGAACCAATATTGAAAAGGTTATAGATGATCTCAATCTTATTGAATATTTCAGTAATAAATCAGAAGATAAAAAAGTAGAAATTACAAAGACTTCTGTTGTAAGAACTTTAAATAATATGATTTCTGTTTCACCTATAAAAGATACAAATATTGTAAAAATTTCTGTTCAAAGTGATGATCCGGAATTAGCAAAGGATATTGCCAATAAGCTCGCCGAAGTATATAATGAATTTTTAAAAACATTATCAAAAAATGAGTATACTGTAAAAAGAGAGTTTATTGAAGAACAAATTCCAAAAGTTGAAAAGGATTTAAAGGCTGCTGAGGAAAGAATTAGAAAATTCAAAGAGGAAAATCAGGTCTTTTTATTAGATGAAGAAGCAAAAAATATTTTATCCTTTACACTTGAATACGATAGACAAATTAATCAATATAGCCTTCAACTCGAAGAAACAAAATCAAAAATTAAAGCTTTTAATGACTTGTTAAAAAAACTAGATGAAAAGATTATTTCTTCAGAAACAATATCTACTAATCCGCTAGTTAGTCAGTTAAAATCCAAGCTTATAAATTACAGAGTTGAATTGGCTGGATTGGTTAATGTTTATTCCGAAACAGATCCAAAGGTTAAGGAATTAAAGGATAAAATAGCTGAAACAGAAAAACTTTTAAAAGATGAAGTTTCAAAGGTTGTTTCTTCTCAGGTTCAAACTGTTAATCCAGCGTATCAGGATATTTATTTGCAATTAATCGAAGCACAATATCAAGCAGAAGTTTTAAAAGCAACTATAACTGCTCTTCAAAAATTAAAAGATTCATATAATAGAAAGTTTTCAAGATTACCTCTCTTAGAACAACAATTATTGGAATTGGAAAGGGATATTAAAGTAAAAGAAAATCTATATACCCTTCTTCTTGAGAAATTGGAAGAAACAAGAATAGCAGAAGCAGGTGTAATTGGAACTGCAAAATTAATAGATTCCGCTATTGTTCCAGATAAACCTATAAAACCAAATAAAAAATTAACCGCTGCTATTGGGTTAGTTTTGGGATTTTTCCTTGGAATTTTGGTTATATTTATTATTGAATATGCCGATAAGAGTATTAAGGACGAAGAAGAAATTAAGAGAATGGCTAAAAATAAGATTATTCTTGGTAGAATTCCTACTTTTGAACAAAATAAAGAATTTGATAATCCGGAACTTATTGTTTTAAATTCGCCAACTTCACCTATTTCTGAATCTATTAAATTAACGGCAGCTAATATTAATTATTCAACTTCACCAGAACCAAAAGTAATTGCTATTACAAGTTCTGGACCAGGTGAAGGTAAAACTGTAAGTTCTGCTAATCTGGCTATTTCATATGCTCAAAATGGTTTAAAAACATTGTTAATCGATATTGACATGAGAAAGCCAAGAATTGAAAAGGCTTTAGGTTTAGAAAGATTTAATATTGGGCTTGTAAACCATATTTTAAAAGATGTTCCTATTGAAAGAATTACACAGAATTATATGGAAAATCTTGATATTATACCGGTTGGTCCTATTCCACCTAATCCAACAGCATTATTAACCTCGAAAAAGTTTAGAGAATTTTTTAATGTATTAAGGCAAAAATATGACAAAATTATTATCGATTTGCCACCTATACTCGCGGCAGCTGATGCGCTTATTGTTTCAAAACATACTGATGGTCTAATTCTGGTTGTTAGAGCTGGAAAAACTCAGAAACATTCTTTAAAAGTTACACTTGAAAATATCACAACATCAGGAAATAATATTTTAGGTTTAATTATTAATGATATTAACGAAAAATCTTCAAATTATTACTATTATTATTACTATTATTATCAAGACGGTGAAAAAAAGAAAAGACGAAAGCATAAAAAGTAAGATTATACAAAGAAAAGGATGGGGAGCTATGAGTGAATATTTAGATGTTCATAATCATATATTATTTGGTGTAGACGATGGTATTAAAACAATAGAAGAATCTATTGAAACTCTAAAAAAATATAAAGAAAACGGAATAGATACTATATTCCTAACGCCGCATGTTGAGCATCCAACTGTAAAAACCGATATTAATAAGATTAAAGAAAATTTCGAGATTTTAAAGGATGCAACAAAAGATTTAAATATAAACCTTTTCCTTGGAAGCGAATTATATTTGCAGACTAATAAAAAACAACAATTTATTCCTTTAAAAGATTGGTTTATTTTAATTGAATTACCAACAACTCTTTATCCAATGTATTTACTCGATAGAATCTTCGATTTACAACTGGAAGGTTATGAAGTAATTTTAGCTCACGTGGAAAGATACCCGTGGTTACTGGATAATGAAAAGTTAATTGATAAATTAAAGACAATGAATGTATACTTTCAAATGAATTTAGAATCACTCCACGAAAAAAATTATTACATAAAAAATGATTTAATCGATTTTATCGCAACCGATTATCATGGAAAAAAAAGAAAACCTTTAGATTTATCACTATTTAAAAAGTTTGATTATATAGTAGAAAAAAGCAAAAAAATTTTGAAACTTTGATAACCTAAATTGAATGGAGGATTAAAATGGAGCCAAACAACAATCCAAATGTGCTTACTTTAGGCGATGTATTTAGAATCTTAAAAAGACGAAAAATTACATTTATAGTTGTTTTTTTAATAACCGTATTGCTTTCAATTGCATATATAAAAATTACACCAAAAGTTTATGAAGCATCTTTAACTTTTGAGATGAAAAATGTTTCAACTGCATCTTCCTTATTATCCCAATATGGTAGCCTAGCTTCCATGGTTGGAATTAATCTTGGAGGAAGCGGCGGAAGTTCCATTAATAACACAATAGAAAAAATGAAATCAGATAAAATTTTAACTCGGGTTATAGAAAAAAATAATTTAGTTGAATATTATAATTCAAACAAAAATCCTTCTTTAATTGATAAAATATTAGGTAGAGATAAAGAAATAAAATTAAGAGATATTATTGAAAGTTTAAAAAATGATATTTCAATAAATCAACAAAACGGCACATCATTTTTAAAAATTTCATATCAATCCACAAATCCAACCCTTGCAGCATCTATTGTCAAATCTCTATATACAGAATACTTAGATTATGATAAAGAAGAGTATTTTAAAGATTCAAATTCATATCTTTCAAATTTAAAAAAGCTTTATAATCCTATTGAGAAACAATATATGCAAATTCAAAAAAAAATCTTGGATTTTCAGGTAAATAACAAAATTTTAAATGAAGAATCTATAACTCCGTATATAGACCAATATTCCAAACTTTATTTTTCATTAATAGATATAGATTCACAGAAAAAGCAGCTTGAAGCAGGAATTAAATCCATTGAAGAGTCAATAACATCATTAAATCCTGAAATGAAGAAATTCTTTATCGAAAATACAGGAACTATTTCAACTTTAAAACAACAATTAATTAACTTAAAGATAGAATATGAAACATTAAAACTTACCTCTTCACAAAATCCAAAATTGTTGGAATTAGAATCAAAAATTAATGTTATTGAAAATAATTTAAAAAAACAAATAAATGATATTTTAAGCAATAATTTAAAATTCTTAGCAACCACAGATCCAGAAACATATAAAGAATACATATCCAAAAAGATCCAACTCGAGTTATTTGACGTAATGAAACAATCAACATTAGCTATACTCAACAAAATAGATTCAGATATAAAATCCAAATCTCCATTATTATATGAATATTTTCAATTAAAAAAGAATTCTAAAATATTGGAAGAAAAATTTACCAGATTAAAAACATTAATAGAAACAGAAGAATTAAAACAACAATTTTATAAACCATCATTAAGTATTATTAATGATGTTTATATTCCTTACAAATCAATTAAACCGAATAAGAAAATAATCTTCTTAGGAGGAATATTCTTAGGATTTTTCTTAGCAATATTTTCAAGTTTTATAAAAGACGCTAAAGACCATACAATTAAAGATATATATGAATTTATAAGATATATAAAAAATCCAGAATTTATAATCACTAAATCAAATTATAAAAACGAAATCAAGAAAATAGCAAACTACATATATATAAATGAATATTACAAAGCAAAAATAGGATTTACATCTGTAGATTATGATGATTTCACTGAAATTGTAGAACAAATTAAAAATAGGTTGAAAAAATTATCTGGGGAAAAAGAGATTGATATATCAATTCTTCCAGAAATAGACAATCCTGACTTTATTTTACATGAAAATGAAATTGAACATCTTTTTATTTTCATAGTAAAAGGATATTCTTCTTTGGAAAATATTGAAAAATATAAAGAGGTATTAAAAGAAAATCATATTATCTACGTAGAAAATGTTTAATATTTCTTTTGTAATTAAAAAGTTGTTGATATATTAATCAGTTGTTAAAAAACAAAAAAAAGATTGTGTATTTATTGAAATTCAGAAATAAACATGGTAAAATAAATTTGCGGAGTTAAAAACTCCGCAAATTTCTATGAAATAACGTCAATATAAAATTCATAAAGTATTGTTATTATGGTATAATATATATATACAAAATATATACTAAAAAGGTGGTACCCGATGAAAAAATTACCTAAGATCATTGATATTTTAATTCTCTTTTTAATTAATGTTTTTCTATTGAAATACTCATATTTCTTCTCCGCATTTATATCCCTTTTCCTATTTTTAGGCTTCTATGCATTTAGAACCTATGAATTGGATACAATGAATTCTTTAAATGAATCTATAATAAGAATATTTTCCGGATTCATGATGGGTTCTATGATGCTTCTTGTATTCTACCCTTTTTTTGAAAATCAAATGTGCAGATATACATTTATTTATAACCTTCTTTTTTCAATCGTTATTTTTCCTTTAATACATAAAATTGAATATATACTATATGAAAAACATGTTTCGCCGAAAAAATACCTCGTTATCGGAAAAAAGAATGAAATAGGGCATATATTAGACGAAATCCAGCAAAAAACATTAAACAAATTACAATTTATAGATTACATAAATCCATCTCCGATAAAGTTAGAAGAGTTAGTAAATGACGGGTTCTCAAAAAAGGAAAAAAGTCGAATAGAAAAGATAATAAATTTCACGTATAGAAATAACCAAACAAAATATGATGCAATAATTGTTACTGACCCTAAATTAGAAAAAATAGTAAAAGACAAATTGGAAGAATATAAAAAAGCCGGAATTCCTATAGAATATTTGCCAAACATAGCAGAAAAATATTTAAAAAGAATTCCTTTAGAAGTGATAGAGCGCTTTGAATATTATTACTCTGTTATTTTCGATGAAGAAAAAGAGTCCCCAGCAAAGAGAATTGTTGATGTAACCTTTGGAATAATGTTATCTATATTATTTTTCCCAATAAATTTAATTTTTTCAATTTTAATATTTTTAGAGGATGGAAGACCTATAATCTTCAAACAAGAACGCGTTGGAAAAAATGAAAAAATATTTATTCTAAAAAAACTTAGATCATTAAAAAACACAAAGATAGATCCAGATAATCCAAATAAAAAAATTGATCAAAGCGTATTAAAAGTTGGGAAAATAATAAGAAAATTTAGAATAGATGAATCGATGCAGTTTATAAATGTAATCCAGGGAACAATGAGTCTAGTTGGTCCTAGACCAGAAATGATAGAATTTCACGAAAAAATGAAGAAACAAATACCGTATTATTTATATAGACTAAAAACAAATCCTGGAATAACAGGTTGGGCACAAATAAATTATAAACATACAACCACTTTGGAAGATTATATTAAAAAAACAGAATATGACCTTTATTATATAAAAAACAGAAGCTCATTATTAGACTTTAGGATTATGTTATTAACACTTGAAACTATGTTAGGAATGAGAGGGGCAAGATGAAAGAAAAACATAAAAAAAAGGTTTTAATATTTACTGATATAAGAAGTAAAAATAAAGAATTAGATGTTATTATTCCAACATATAATTCCCAAAAGACTATAATAAGGACACTAAAAAGCTTAGATTATACCGTTATAAAAAATATTATTATTATAGATGATAATTCCTCTGATAATACATATGAAATAATAAAATCCTTTTTTAAAAATATTAAATGGAAGATGGTTAAAAAAGAAAAAATAAATGCCAAGAAAGGAGTTGCTTCTTCAAGAAATATAGGAATGAATCTTGCATCTGCTAAATATGTACATTTTCTTGATTCTGATGATTGGTTAGAAAATAATATGCAAAAAATAATGTTAAAAAAGATAAAAGAAACCAAAAGTGATATAGTATTTTGTGGTTTCAAACGAATATCAGAGAAAGGAAAAATATTATGGAATTATGAAGAAAGTTATTCATATTTTGAAGGTATTAAAAATGGAAAAGATGTTGTGAAAGATTTTTTGTTGTCTAAAATTTGGCTACATACTATT
This is a stretch of genomic DNA from Marinitoga piezophila KA3. It encodes these proteins:
- a CDS encoding GumC family protein, with product MEPEIYEDELTLEDIIHIFKKRFWWFFATVVVVVALTIAYLFVTTPIYEANVTLKIESGKSNSISDLFSTQLSSSRPEISTEIELIKSRTNIEKVIDDLNLIEYFSNKSEDKKVEITKTSVVRTLNNMISVSPIKDTNIVKISVQSDDPELAKDIANKLAEVYNEFLKTLSKNEYTVKREFIEEQIPKVEKDLKAAEERIRKFKEENQVFLLDEEAKNILSFTLEYDRQINQYSLQLEETKSKIKAFNDLLKKLDEKIISSETISTNPLVSQLKSKLINYRVELAGLVNVYSETDPKVKELKDKIAETEKLLKDEVSKVVSSQVQTVNPAYQDIYLQLIEAQYQAEVLKATITALQKLKDSYNRKFSRLPLLEQQLLELERDIKVKENLYTLLLEKLEETRIAEAGVIGTAKLIDSAIVPDKPIKPNKKLTAAIGLVLGFFLGILVIFIIEYADKSIKDEEEIKRMAKNKIILGRIPTFEQNKEFDNPELIVLNSPTSPISESIKLTAANINYSTSPEPKVIAITSSGPGEGKTVSSANLAISYAQNGLKTLLIDIDMRKPRIEKALGLERFNIGLVNHILKDVPIERITQNYMENLDIIPVGPIPPNPTALLTSKKFREFFNVLRQKYDKIIIDLPPILAAADALIVSKHTDGLILVVRAGKTQKHSLKVTLENITTSGNNILGLIINDINEKSSNYYYYYYYYYQDGEKKKRRKHKK
- a CDS encoding CpsB/CapC family capsule biosynthesis tyrosine phosphatase yields the protein MSEYLDVHNHILFGVDDGIKTIEESIETLKKYKENGIDTIFLTPHVEHPTVKTDINKIKENFEILKDATKDLNINLFLGSELYLQTNKKQQFIPLKDWFILIELPTTLYPMYLLDRIFDLQLEGYEVILAHVERYPWLLDNEKLIDKLKTMNVYFQMNLESLHEKNYYIKNDLIDFIATDYHGKKRKPLDLSLFKKFDYIVEKSKKILKL
- a CDS encoding GumC family protein, which codes for MEPNNNPNVLTLGDVFRILKRRKITFIVVFLITVLLSIAYIKITPKVYEASLTFEMKNVSTASSLLSQYGSLASMVGINLGGSGGSSINNTIEKMKSDKILTRVIEKNNLVEYYNSNKNPSLIDKILGRDKEIKLRDIIESLKNDISINQQNGTSFLKISYQSTNPTLAASIVKSLYTEYLDYDKEEYFKDSNSYLSNLKKLYNPIEKQYMQIQKKILDFQVNNKILNEESITPYIDQYSKLYFSLIDIDSQKKQLEAGIKSIEESITSLNPEMKKFFIENTGTISTLKQQLINLKIEYETLKLTSSQNPKLLELESKINVIENNLKKQINDILSNNLKFLATTDPETYKEYISKKIQLELFDVMKQSTLAILNKIDSDIKSKSPLLYEYFQLKKNSKILEEKFTRLKTLIETEELKQQFYKPSLSIINDVYIPYKSIKPNKKIIFLGGIFLGFFLAIFSSFIKDAKDHTIKDIYEFIRYIKNPEFIITKSNYKNEIKKIANYIYINEYYKAKIGFTSVDYDDFTEIVEQIKNRLKKLSGEKEIDISILPEIDNPDFILHENEIEHLFIFIVKGYSSLENIEKYKEVLKENHIIYVENV
- a CDS encoding sugar transferase, which translates into the protein MKKLPKIIDILILFLINVFLLKYSYFFSAFISLFLFLGFYAFRTYELDTMNSLNESIIRIFSGFMMGSMMLLVFYPFFENQMCRYTFIYNLLFSIVIFPLIHKIEYILYEKHVSPKKYLVIGKKNEIGHILDEIQQKTLNKLQFIDYINPSPIKLEELVNDGFSKKEKSRIEKIINFTYRNNQTKYDAIIVTDPKLEKIVKDKLEEYKKAGIPIEYLPNIAEKYLKRIPLEVIERFEYYYSVIFDEEKESPAKRIVDVTFGIMLSILFFPINLIFSILIFLEDGRPIIFKQERVGKNEKIFILKKLRSLKNTKIDPDNPNKKIDQSVLKVGKIIRKFRIDESMQFINVIQGTMSLVGPRPEMIEFHEKMKKQIPYYLYRLKTNPGITGWAQINYKHTTTLEDYIKKTEYDLYYIKNRSSLLDFRIMLLTLETMLGMRGAR